The following are encoded in a window of Pagrus major chromosome 14, Pma_NU_1.0 genomic DNA:
- the nots gene encoding nothepsin, whose amino-acid sequence MWRQVLVLLLVWTWTSSALVRVPLRRKPPIRTQLRADGLLQDFLRDHRPDMFNRRYAQCFPPGTPSLRLGRSSEKIYNFMDAQYFGEITLGSPEQNFSVIFDTGSADLWVPSSYCVSEACALHKRFRAFESSSFRHDGRMFGIHYGSGHLLGVMARDTLKVGGLTALNQEFGESVYEPGATFVMARFDGVLGMGYPNLAEILGNPVFDNMMAQKTVDEPVFSFYLSRRTSNSYPEGELLLGGADEALYTGPISWLPVTSKGYWQIKMDSVAVQGVSSFCPRGCQAIVDTGTSLIAGPTADILNLQQLIGATPSNIGEFLIDCVRLSSLPHVTFVLGGKEYTLTAEQYVRKEMLGDKELCFSGFQAVDIVSPEGPLWILGDVFLTEFYSVFDRGQDRVGFAAAKHPAEG is encoded by the exons atGTGGAGGCAggtgttggtgctgctgctggtttggACATGGACGAGCTCGGCGCTGGTCAG GGTTCCTCTGAGGCGGAAGCCTCCGATCCGGACCCAGCTGCGAGCTGACGGCCTGCTGCAGGACTTCCTGAGGGATCATCGCCCCGACATGTTCAACCGGCGCTACGCTCAGTGCTTCCCGCCCGGCACGCCGTCGCTGCGGCTCGGACGCTCCAGCGAGAAAATCTACAACTTCATGGAC GCTCAGTACTTTGGTGAAATCACGTTGGGTTCTCCGGAGCAGAACTTCTCTGTGATTTTTGACACCGGCTCAGCTGATCTCTGGGTGCCGTCATCCTACTGCGTCAGCGAAGCCTGTg cgTTGCACAAGCGTTTCCGGGCGTTTGAGTCGTCGTCGTTCCGTCATGACGGTCGGATGTTTGGGATTCACTACGGATCAGGACACCTGCTGGGCGTCATGGCCAGAGACACGCTGAAG GTCGGGGGTCTGACCGCCCTGAACCAGGAGTTTGGGGAGTCGGTCTACGAGCCCGGTGCCACATTTGTGATGGCGAGGTTCGACGGTGTTCTGGGGATGGGTTACCCGAACCTGGCGGAGATCCTTGGAAACCCTGTTTTTGACAACATGATGGCTCAGAAGACCGTGGACGAGCCGGTCTTCTCCTTCTACCTCAGCAG GAGAACAAGTAACAGCTACCCAGAAGGTGAACTTTTGCTCGGGGGAGCAGACGAGGCGTTGTACACCGGACCAATCAGCTGGCTCCCTGTGACCTCTAAGGGCTACTGGCAGATAAAGATGGACAG CGTGGCGGTGCAGGGCGTGAGTTCCTTCTGTCCTCGCGGTTGCCAGGCGATTGTTGATACCGGAACCTCCCTCATCGCCGGACCGACCGCTGACATCCTCAACCTTCAGCAGCTGATCGGCGCCACACCGTCAAACATAGGAGAG TTCCTCATCGACTGCGTCCGGTTGTCCAGTTTGCCTCACGTGACGTTCGTCCTGGGAGGGAAAGAGTACACGCTGACCGCCGAGCAGTACGTGAGGAAG GAGATGCTCGGCGACAAGGAGTTGTGTTTCAGTGGTTTCCAGGCCGTGGACATCGTTTCTCCTGAAGGGCCCCTGTGGATTCTGGGAGATGTATTTCTGACAGAGTTCTACAGCGTCTTCGACAGAGGACAGGACCGGGTCGGCTTTGCCGCTGCTAAGCAC